A region of Flavobacteriales bacterium DNA encodes the following proteins:
- a CDS encoding TIGR04282 family arsenosugar biosynthesis glycosyltransferase, which yields MEHKQLIVFVKNKELGKVKTRLAKTIGDEKALFIYKALLQYTCFVAGKVDALRKVYYTNYIDSNDEFEGDLFEKRIQTEGDLGEKMYGAFKDSFGEFADKVVLIGSDCYDLSERIIEEAFLALDHHDFVLGPANDGGYYLIGMRSLEKSVFENIIWSTEDVLLDTLIQIKKRNKSHFLLPTLTDVDEEKDLGELKNFI from the coding sequence ATGGAACATAAACAACTGATAGTATTTGTAAAAAATAAAGAATTAGGTAAGGTCAAAACTCGATTAGCTAAAACGATAGGGGATGAAAAAGCATTGTTTATCTATAAAGCACTCTTGCAGTATACGTGCTTTGTGGCTGGTAAGGTTGATGCTTTAAGAAAGGTATATTATACCAATTACATTGATTCTAATGATGAGTTTGAAGGGGATTTGTTTGAGAAAAGAATTCAAACAGAAGGGGATTTAGGAGAAAAAATGTATGGTGCTTTTAAAGATTCTTTTGGGGAATTTGCCGATAAAGTAGTTTTGATCGGTAGTGATTGTTATGACCTTTCTGAACGCATTATAGAAGAGGCTTTTTTAGCGCTAGATCATCATGATTTTGTATTAGGGCCTGCAAATGATGGAGGTTATTATTTGATTGGTATGAGGAGTTTAGAAAAGTCTGTTTTTGAAAATATAATTTGGAGCACAGAAGATGTTTTGCTTGATACTTTAATTCAAATAAAAAAACGAAATAAAAGCCATTTTTTACTGCCAACATTAACAGATGTTGATGAAGAAAAAGATTTGGGGGAACTTAAGAATTTTATCTAA
- a CDS encoding SpoIIE family protein phosphatase, with the protein MTSIKLNISALFMLVGILISNQSNAQIYDLDLDSLWNVVRSEKSEDTLKVDALSKIASQYFNTFPDSTIFFLNQSITLSQSIGYQKGVAKGYMNLGAIASIQGDLSLAAEHTIKALETIELTDDIEYRIQILTNLAALMQDSGDLDSAEEYANEAHQISLKTSNLASQISTSTALATFKASRQNYVEAAEDYLKALKIADQHKIMGTEYFYTVAGLANCYDNIYQTHDSSLVWFNKMDSARNILNASNIDIYYFNTKAKHAIKYDKYEEAENLADSAFQHAQILKSKSKIANYYFLKSDIYKAKGLYKSAYDNYKTAIKYQDSLRAESKEEKLLAIERKYSSEKKGKELLLKRAELEKNQIEIESQKNQKLIMMIIFGLGTIFTWFVIFSFLKNRKKNKLLKSQNEELEKLSIVAKEIDSTVIITNSKGIIEWMNEGILEMYQLTQKEADQRLGTNIIDTSNFQGLQTVINECISTKKSSFYTSKHFKKNGSILWVQTTLTPILDQKGEVNKIVFIDTNVSTVKKSEVKLSQQKTLLEAKNNQITDSFNYAKRIQQAVLPSDTTLSAVWQDYFALLNPKDIVSGDFYWFYEKNNKKYLAVVDCTGHGVPGAFMTIIGNNLLNEILQDNFNTPVEILQELHIRIKIRLGGSIKAKVMDSMDLGLICLDTKTYQITFTGTHTSVYLIRGRALTEFKGSKETIGFKDQIKLKMHQFQAKPGDMLYMHTDGYPDQKGGKRNKKFYYQPIRNMLINISSKDVGTQKEIVDETFQKWKGATEQTDDVCMVGIRIT; encoded by the coding sequence ATGACTTCAATAAAACTTAACATTTCTGCTCTATTTATGCTTGTTGGAATTCTTATTTCCAACCAGTCGAATGCACAAATATACGATTTAGACTTAGATAGTCTTTGGAATGTTGTACGTTCTGAAAAATCGGAGGACACTTTAAAAGTGGACGCGCTTAGCAAAATAGCATCACAGTACTTTAACACTTTTCCAGACTCAACGATTTTCTTTCTTAACCAAAGCATTACCCTAAGTCAGTCAATTGGCTATCAAAAAGGGGTTGCTAAAGGCTATATGAACTTAGGTGCAATAGCCAGTATTCAAGGAGACCTTAGTTTAGCAGCTGAACATACGATAAAAGCTCTCGAAACCATTGAACTTACCGACGATATAGAGTATCGTATTCAAATTTTAACCAACTTAGCTGCATTAATGCAAGATAGTGGAGATCTCGACAGTGCGGAGGAATATGCTAACGAAGCCCATCAAATTTCTTTAAAAACATCGAATTTAGCTTCACAAATTAGCACCTCTACAGCTTTAGCTACCTTTAAAGCCAGCAGACAGAACTATGTTGAAGCAGCTGAAGATTACCTAAAGGCCTTAAAAATTGCTGACCAGCATAAAATTATGGGAACAGAATACTTTTATACTGTTGCTGGGCTAGCAAACTGTTACGACAACATTTATCAAACACATGATTCTTCCCTAGTTTGGTTTAACAAAATGGATTCTGCAAGAAACATCTTAAATGCCTCAAACATTGACATTTATTACTTTAACACCAAAGCTAAACACGCTATAAAGTATGATAAATATGAAGAGGCCGAAAACCTGGCCGATTCTGCTTTTCAGCATGCTCAAATTTTAAAGTCAAAATCAAAAATCGCCAATTATTATTTCCTAAAATCAGACATTTATAAAGCCAAGGGGTTATACAAATCGGCTTATGACAATTACAAAACAGCAATTAAATACCAAGACTCATTAAGAGCAGAAAGCAAAGAGGAAAAACTACTTGCTATTGAACGTAAATATAGCTCAGAAAAGAAAGGAAAAGAGTTACTATTAAAACGTGCAGAACTAGAAAAAAATCAAATAGAAATCGAAAGTCAAAAAAATCAAAAATTAATCATGATGATTATTTTTGGTTTGGGTACCATTTTTACTTGGTTTGTAATTTTCTCCTTTTTAAAAAACAGAAAGAAAAATAAATTATTAAAATCCCAAAATGAAGAGCTAGAAAAACTATCTATTGTAGCGAAAGAAATAGACAGTACCGTAATCATCACCAACAGTAAGGGAATTATCGAATGGATGAACGAAGGTATTTTGGAAATGTACCAACTCACTCAAAAAGAAGCTGACCAACGTTTAGGAACAAACATTATTGACACCAGTAATTTTCAGGGATTACAAACTGTTATTAACGAGTGTATTTCTACTAAAAAATCTTCATTTTACACCAGTAAACATTTCAAAAAAAATGGTTCAATATTATGGGTTCAAACAACTTTAACTCCAATATTAGATCAAAAAGGGGAAGTCAATAAAATTGTATTTATTGATACTAACGTAAGTACTGTAAAAAAATCTGAAGTTAAACTTTCTCAACAAAAGACCTTACTGGAAGCTAAAAACAATCAAATAACAGATAGCTTTAATTACGCCAAAAGGATTCAACAGGCTGTTTTACCATCTGATACAACGTTAAGCGCTGTATGGCAAGATTATTTTGCACTGCTAAACCCTAAAGATATTGTTAGCGGTGATTTTTATTGGTTTTATGAAAAAAACAATAAAAAATATTTAGCTGTCGTTGATTGTACTGGCCATGGAGTTCCAGGAGCCTTTATGACGATTATCGGTAACAATTTACTGAATGAGATTCTTCAAGACAACTTTAACACCCCTGTTGAAATTCTTCAAGAATTACACATTCGTATTAAGATTAGACTTGGAGGGTCAATTAAAGCCAAAGTTATGGATAGTATGGACCTTGGTTTGATTTGCCTTGATACCAAAACCTACCAAATTACATTTACCGGGACTCATACCAGCGTATACTTAATTAGAGGTAGAGCTCTAACTGAATTCAAAGGTTCAAAAGAAACCATTGGTTTTAAAGATCAGATAAAATTAAAAATGCATCAATTTCAGGCTAAACCTGGAGACATGTTATACATGCATACAGATGGTTACCCCGACCAAAAAGGAGGAAAAAGAAATAAAAAATTCTATTATCAACCTATTAGAAATATGCTCATCAACATTAGTTCAAAAGATGTTGGCACTCAAAAAGAAATTGTGGACGAAACGTTCCAAAAATGGAAAGGAGCTACGGAGCAAACTGATGATGTTTGTATGGTTGGTATTCGTATTACTTAG
- a CDS encoding BamA/TamA family outer membrane protein, translating into MKFYICAYVIFYALAFWGQQEEVYLVEGIKVEGNTTTSEDAIITLSGLKIGEYIRIPSPKVQYAVQALWDEGVFDDIVISKQVRKEKVFLTIRLKEYQLLGELFFEGVNDSEKKKVLNNKRVQVLKRYSPHALKTINHTIKSVLQSKGYRSSEVLLTAQTDTLKRVNLNYRIEKGERSRIRTIKLLGGLERSKEVLNKLGKLDQAHPFKQGKYYVQSQEELVQGIIKVYQEKGFLDVEVDSVAEFYEKNNVDFSIYLKEGNQYWLKDIAFNGCELFTEEELKRVVASLVGKVYAKPRLEERLFFEEKRNDVTSRYVDNGYANLKLNFVEQFEGDSIVKIIVEVKEGEQYSYGKIAFKGNVRTKDKILHQTVITASGDQFSRSKIILSQNKLMQLDYFIPEAFDVDLNIDTLNKKVDVTYILKERISDRFLVSGGFDGTYLIGTLGFDFKNFELSDVFRKGARWNPLPAGGGQHLSIKAQSDAQNYYGFSFLFEEPRLKNKPVGIGLSSDYAFYNDGAGGTLSLVSSQIGVSHFPMKNKPFLRLSHQLNYQYYQPENYSLFGFMNGFYNAMSYNVSLVNQTTDNAFFPTTGRLFKLEGRSTIPYSLLKTIDQTASTQENYKWLEYYKLKASFKLFKPLDKKRNTILASKFGVGALGRFTQDLDVVPFGRFEMGGTGITNYSINANDIIGLRGYDVGSLSSDGGDPLALKMSVELRRKLITFEKWMLTGHAFYENGNTFAWGDQFSLNHSTGIGGRLYIPMLGVVGVDCGWGMSKQNFDWKKPTVQLTIGLDVGDF; encoded by the coding sequence ATGAAATTTTACATCTGTGCATACGTTATTTTTTATGCTTTAGCTTTTTGGGGGCAACAAGAAGAGGTTTATCTTGTTGAAGGGATTAAAGTAGAGGGAAATACGACTACATCTGAAGATGCGATTATTACGTTGAGTGGCTTGAAAATAGGAGAGTATATTCGAATTCCTAGTCCAAAAGTTCAGTATGCTGTTCAAGCTTTATGGGATGAGGGAGTTTTTGATGATATAGTGATATCAAAACAAGTACGTAAAGAAAAAGTTTTTCTGACGATACGCTTAAAGGAATATCAACTATTGGGGGAGCTGTTTTTTGAGGGGGTAAATGATAGTGAGAAAAAGAAAGTATTGAATAATAAGCGAGTTCAAGTATTAAAACGTTACAGTCCACATGCTTTAAAGACAATAAATCATACCATTAAAAGCGTTTTGCAAAGTAAAGGGTATCGATCGTCAGAAGTGCTATTAACCGCACAAACAGATACTTTGAAACGCGTCAATCTAAATTATCGGATTGAGAAAGGAGAACGTTCAAGAATCAGAACAATTAAATTATTAGGAGGTTTAGAGAGGAGTAAGGAGGTGTTAAATAAGTTGGGGAAGCTTGATCAGGCTCATCCCTTTAAACAAGGGAAGTATTATGTGCAAAGTCAGGAAGAGCTAGTTCAAGGTATCATTAAAGTTTATCAAGAAAAAGGGTTTTTAGATGTAGAAGTGGATAGCGTAGCGGAGTTTTACGAAAAAAACAATGTTGATTTTTCTATTTATCTTAAAGAAGGAAATCAATACTGGTTAAAAGATATTGCTTTTAATGGTTGTGAGCTCTTTACTGAAGAAGAGCTGAAAAGAGTTGTGGCTTCTTTAGTAGGTAAAGTTTATGCTAAACCTAGGTTGGAAGAGCGTTTGTTTTTTGAGGAAAAAAGAAATGATGTTACTTCTAGGTATGTCGATAATGGCTATGCAAATTTAAAATTAAACTTTGTAGAACAGTTTGAGGGAGATAGTATTGTTAAGATAATTGTAGAGGTGAAAGAGGGAGAGCAATACAGTTATGGAAAGATAGCGTTTAAAGGTAATGTCCGAACAAAGGATAAAATCCTACATCAAACAGTGATTACCGCTTCGGGAGATCAATTTTCAAGGAGTAAAATTATTTTATCTCAAAATAAATTGATGCAGTTAGATTATTTTATCCCAGAAGCATTTGATGTGGATTTAAATATTGATACACTAAATAAAAAAGTGGATGTAACCTATATCTTAAAAGAACGAATCTCAGATCGTTTTTTAGTAAGTGGTGGATTTGATGGAACATATTTAATAGGAACTTTAGGTTTTGATTTTAAAAATTTTGAATTATCTGATGTTTTTAGAAAAGGGGCACGTTGGAATCCTTTGCCAGCCGGTGGAGGACAGCATTTATCTATTAAGGCTCAGAGTGATGCGCAAAATTATTACGGGTTTTCTTTTTTGTTTGAAGAACCCAGGTTGAAAAATAAACCTGTTGGTATTGGGCTATCTTCTGATTATGCGTTTTATAACGATGGAGCTGGAGGAACGTTGAGTTTAGTTTCTTCTCAAATAGGAGTGTCTCACTTTCCTATGAAAAATAAGCCGTTTTTAAGGTTGAGTCATCAATTAAATTACCAGTATTATCAACCAGAAAACTATTCATTGTTCGGTTTTATGAATGGTTTTTATAACGCAATGTCTTACAATGTTTCTTTGGTAAACCAAACAACAGATAATGCCTTTTTCCCTACTACAGGAAGATTGTTTAAGCTTGAGGGACGTTCAACAATCCCTTATTCATTGTTGAAGACCATAGATCAGACAGCTAGTACTCAGGAAAATTATAAATGGTTAGAGTATTATAAGTTAAAAGCTTCGTTTAAATTATTTAAGCCTTTAGACAAAAAGCGTAACACTATTTTAGCTTCAAAGTTTGGAGTAGGAGCCTTAGGAAGATTTACCCAGGATTTAGATGTAGTACCATTTGGAAGATTTGAAATGGGAGGGACAGGGATAACGAATTATAGTATTAATGCCAATGACATTATAGGGTTAAGAGGATATGATGTAGGAAGTTTGTCAAGTGATGGAGGAGATCCACTAGCACTAAAAATGAGTGTGGAATTAAGGAGAAAACTAATTACTTTTGAAAAATGGATGTTAACGGGGCATGCCTTTTATGAAAATGGAAACACCTTTGCATGGGGAGATCAGTTTTCATTGAACCATTCTACAGGAATAGGAGGAAGATTGTATATTCCAATGTTAGGAGTTGTAGGTGTTGATTGTGGGTGGGGTATGAGCAAACAAAACTTTGATTGGAAAAAGCCTACAGTTCAGTTAACGATAGGTTTAGATGTTGGAGACTTTTAA
- a CDS encoding DUF1295 domain-containing protein, with product MRKLYLHTVSASLILVVLAIYLLLPFYLVTFDEKQGFYIAKGIHQSVLKVAALFYIFYQAFLIERATKETKLERFLKGVRNGKLEKGDWKNIRYTLVKFFFIPLMLPSAIIYLDLLIELSRSKWSYTGIVPFFNQTIFTFIIYSVSFVTLGYYAFGYLFESKKLNSEVKSVDDTVLGWGVLLICYTPFFVFMTKYVPFPTQDYAFFVNQEVTFVVRIVLSIVMLFKLSVVMRLGAKCSNLTNRGIVTSGAYRYIRHPHYLAKLIVWWVTFLPYLVGHLWAIGPMLFWTVIYFLRAVTEERHLSKDQEYIDYKKKVKWMFIPYVV from the coding sequence TTGAGGAAGTTATATTTACATACAGTATCAGCAAGTCTTATTTTAGTGGTATTAGCAATCTATCTATTACTTCCATTTTATCTAGTAACTTTTGATGAAAAACAAGGGTTTTATATTGCCAAAGGGATACATCAATCGGTATTAAAGGTAGCAGCATTGTTCTATATTTTTTATCAGGCGTTTTTAATTGAGAGAGCGACGAAAGAAACAAAATTAGAACGCTTTTTAAAAGGAGTAAGAAATGGGAAGTTGGAGAAAGGAGACTGGAAAAATATTCGCTACACCCTCGTTAAATTCTTTTTTATTCCATTGATGCTACCGTCTGCAATTATTTATTTGGATTTATTGATTGAATTGAGTCGTTCAAAATGGAGTTACACGGGAATTGTGCCGTTTTTTAATCAAACGATTTTTACTTTTATTATTTATAGTGTTTCTTTTGTGACGTTAGGTTATTATGCATTTGGTTACTTATTCGAGTCTAAGAAGTTAAATAGTGAGGTGAAGTCCGTCGATGATACTGTTTTAGGTTGGGGAGTTTTGTTAATTTGCTACACACCGTTTTTTGTTTTTATGACAAAATACGTCCCGTTTCCTACACAAGATTATGCTTTTTTTGTGAATCAAGAGGTGACCTTTGTGGTGCGGATTGTTTTAAGTATAGTTATGCTTTTTAAATTGTCGGTGGTAATGAGATTAGGAGCTAAATGTTCGAATTTAACGAATAGAGGTATCGTAACAAGTGGAGCATATCGTTATATTCGTCATCCACATTATTTAGCAAAACTAATCGTCTGGTGGGTTACTTTTTTGCCTTATTTAGTAGGTCATTTATGGGCTATAGGTCCTATGTTATTTTGGACAGTTATATATTTTTTAAGAGCTGTTACCGAAGAAAGGCACCTTTCAAAGGATCAGGAGTATATTGATTACAAGAAAAAAGTGAAATGGATGTTTATTCCTTATGTTGTATAA
- the purL gene encoding phosphoribosylformylglycinamidine synthase subunit PurL, with protein MQEATLEQAKELGLLESEFEKIKEIMGRTPNFTEMSVYSVMWSEHCSYKNSIVWLKTLPKTGPHMLVEAGEENAGLVDIGDGLACCFKIESHNHPSALEPYQGAATGVGGINRDIFTMGARPIAQLNSLRFGNIENDRTKWLVEGVTKGIGDYGNAFGVPIVGGEVFFDDSYNQNPLVNAFSAGIMNVGDMISATASGVGNPVFIVGSATGKDGIHGAAFASKDITEDSMDDLPAVQVGDPFQEKLLLEATLELAKTDAVVGMQDMGAAGITCSTCEMSAAGEVGMKIDLDKVPTRQKGMKDWEILLSESQERMLVVVEKGKEQIVQDIFDKWDLNCAEIGEVTGDGMVEFSYEGKVVANVNADSLVLGGGAPIYNREYKEPAYYEEYKKFSIDSVQEPENLVEVANFLLTHPNIASKRWIYEQYDSMVGAGSMSTNTPTDAGIVNIKGTDKALAMTVDCNSRYVNADPETGCAIAVSEAARNIACSGGQPSAITNCLNFGNPYNPESYWQFVGAIKGMTKACEKFETPVTGGNVSFYNQSVIDGVEVPVFPTPTIGMLGVVENKENVMSLDFKQKGDLIFQIGKTVEDIASSEYLYSYHNVKASPAPYFNLEEEFAMQQTVKGLIENKLVNAAHDCADGGLFIALAEMSMPRALGFDIVTDSEVREDAFLFGEAQGRVVVTVDNASEEDFLDYMIASGVPFTLLGHVTQGKMNVDEVHYGFSKDVKQRFDNALGDKMKQN; from the coding sequence ATGCAAGAAGCAACTTTAGAACAAGCAAAAGAATTAGGTCTTTTAGAATCTGAATTTGAGAAAATAAAAGAAATTATGGGGAGAACTCCTAACTTCACAGAAATGAGTGTATATTCTGTAATGTGGAGTGAGCACTGTTCTTATAAAAACTCAATAGTTTGGCTAAAAACATTACCCAAAACAGGTCCGCACATGTTGGTTGAAGCAGGGGAGGAAAATGCCGGATTAGTAGATATAGGAGATGGATTGGCATGTTGTTTTAAAATAGAGTCACATAATCATCCAAGTGCTTTAGAACCTTATCAAGGTGCAGCTACTGGTGTTGGAGGTATCAATAGAGATATCTTTACTATGGGGGCTAGACCAATTGCTCAGTTAAATTCTTTGCGTTTTGGAAATATAGAAAATGATCGTACAAAGTGGTTGGTAGAAGGAGTAACAAAAGGTATTGGCGATTATGGTAATGCTTTTGGTGTTCCTATTGTAGGAGGAGAAGTGTTTTTTGACGATAGTTATAATCAAAACCCTTTAGTCAATGCATTCTCTGCAGGGATAATGAACGTTGGTGATATGATTTCAGCAACAGCTTCTGGGGTTGGTAATCCCGTTTTTATTGTTGGATCTGCTACAGGAAAAGATGGAATTCATGGAGCTGCATTTGCTTCTAAAGATATTACAGAAGATTCAATGGACGATTTACCAGCTGTACAAGTTGGAGACCCTTTTCAAGAAAAGTTATTACTTGAAGCTACTTTGGAATTAGCAAAAACTGATGCTGTGGTTGGTATGCAAGATATGGGAGCCGCTGGTATAACATGTTCTACTTGTGAAATGAGTGCTGCTGGAGAAGTAGGGATGAAGATCGATTTAGATAAAGTTCCAACTCGCCAGAAAGGGATGAAAGATTGGGAAATCCTTTTATCAGAATCACAAGAAAGAATGTTGGTGGTTGTAGAAAAGGGAAAAGAACAAATTGTACAGGATATTTTCGATAAGTGGGACTTGAACTGTGCAGAGATCGGTGAAGTAACCGGTGATGGAATGGTTGAATTCTCTTATGAAGGAAAAGTCGTGGCTAATGTCAATGCAGATTCTTTAGTTTTAGGAGGTGGAGCTCCAATATACAACAGAGAGTATAAAGAACCTGCTTATTATGAAGAGTATAAAAAGTTCTCAATTGATTCCGTTCAGGAACCAGAGAATTTAGTAGAAGTGGCTAATTTCTTATTAACACACCCAAATATTGCCTCAAAACGATGGATTTATGAGCAATACGATAGTATGGTAGGAGCAGGTAGTATGAGTACCAATACTCCTACTGATGCAGGGATTGTAAATATTAAAGGAACAGATAAAGCATTAGCAATGACGGTTGATTGTAACTCTCGTTATGTAAATGCTGATCCTGAAACAGGATGTGCAATAGCGGTTTCAGAAGCAGCTAGAAATATTGCTTGCTCTGGAGGTCAACCTTCTGCAATCACTAATTGCTTAAACTTTGGAAACCCATACAATCCTGAATCTTATTGGCAGTTTGTAGGGGCAATAAAAGGAATGACAAAAGCTTGTGAAAAGTTCGAAACACCAGTTACTGGAGGAAATGTAAGTTTTTATAACCAATCTGTAATTGATGGGGTTGAGGTTCCAGTTTTTCCTACACCAACAATAGGAATGTTAGGAGTTGTAGAAAATAAAGAAAATGTAATGTCTCTAGATTTTAAACAAAAAGGAGATTTGATTTTCCAGATTGGTAAAACCGTAGAAGATATTGCTAGTTCTGAGTATTTATACAGTTATCATAATGTAAAAGCCTCTCCTGCTCCTTATTTTAATTTAGAAGAAGAGTTTGCAATGCAACAGACTGTCAAAGGTTTAATTGAAAATAAACTGGTCAATGCAGCGCATGATTGTGCTGACGGAGGGTTATTCATTGCTTTAGCTGAGATGTCGATGCCAAGAGCATTAGGTTTTGATATCGTTACTGATTCAGAAGTAAGAGAAGATGCGTTCTTATTTGGTGAGGCGCAAGGAAGAGTTGTGGTAACAGTTGATAATGCTTCAGAAGAAGATTTCTTAGATTATATGATTGCGTCTGGAGTGCCTTTTACATTATTAGGACATGTAACACAAGGTAAGATGAATGTCGATGAAGTGCATTATGGATTCTCTAAAGACGTTAAACAACGTTTTGATAATGCTTTAGGAGATAAAATGAAGCAAAATTAA
- a CDS encoding DUF2797 domain-containing protein, with product MRSKLVNGKVEYQLPLYHILEPNHFIPMNEMIGQTIAIQFDHAIHCVATGKKIKKTFGNGLSYDAYKNSPLAVPSIINPELSRIHEGIALRDEAWEIAHHLKPHVVYLSKTAGVKVGVTRTTQMPTRWIDQGASEVIVLAETPYRQAAGLIEVELKQYISDKTAWQRMLKGELSEDNLVDRKNELLTKLPEELKKFVLEDDAIHTIEYPIEEHPTTVKSLKLDKVPVFEKKLVGIKGQYLIFDDNTVMNVRSHEGYAISLSI from the coding sequence ATGAGGTCAAAGTTAGTGAATGGGAAAGTGGAGTATCAATTGCCACTTTATCATATTTTAGAGCCGAATCATTTTATTCCAATGAATGAAATGATTGGTCAGACGATTGCTATTCAATTTGACCATGCGATACATTGCGTGGCAACAGGGAAGAAAATAAAGAAGACTTTTGGTAATGGGTTGAGTTATGATGCTTATAAAAACTCTCCTTTAGCTGTTCCAAGTATTATTAATCCAGAATTGAGCAGGATTCATGAAGGAATCGCGTTACGGGATGAAGCTTGGGAGATTGCGCATCATTTGAAGCCTCATGTTGTTTACCTTTCTAAAACAGCTGGAGTAAAAGTTGGAGTAACGCGAACAACACAAATGCCAACCCGTTGGATTGATCAAGGAGCTTCTGAAGTTATTGTGCTAGCCGAAACTCCATATCGTCAAGCAGCTGGTTTAATAGAAGTAGAGTTAAAACAATATATTTCAGATAAAACTGCTTGGCAAAGAATGCTGAAAGGTGAGCTAAGCGAAGATAACTTGGTAGATAGAAAAAATGAGCTGTTGACTAAGTTGCCAGAGGAACTAAAAAAGTTTGTGTTGGAAGATGATGCTATTCATACAATTGAGTACCCTATTGAAGAGCATCCAACAACAGTAAAAAGTTTAAAGTTAGATAAAGTGCCTGTGTTTGAAAAGAAGCTGGTAGGAATAAAAGGACAGTATTTGATTTTTGATGATAACACGGTAATGAACGTAAGAAGTCATGAAGGGTATGCTATTTCTTTGTCAATTTAA
- a CDS encoding response regulator transcription factor: MSEKIKILLVEDDMNLGFVIQDSLSLSNYHVHLSKDGKEGLLAFNKEQYDICLLDVMLPKKDGFSLAEDIRKINQNVPIIFLTAKSLAEDKVKGFKVGADDYITKPFNMDELQLRIEAILKRSGVTEKVESSDILIGSYTFDTSNYKLRKEGEEERKLTKKEAEILKLLSKQKGKVIERELILNMVWGDDNYFNGRSLDVFITKLRKYLKADENINIKNIHGIGFVLNIEA; encoded by the coding sequence ATGAGTGAAAAAATAAAAATATTATTGGTTGAAGACGACATGAATCTTGGTTTTGTCATTCAAGACAGCCTTAGTTTATCCAACTATCATGTTCACTTGAGCAAAGATGGAAAAGAAGGGCTTTTAGCTTTTAACAAAGAGCAATATGACATTTGTCTCTTAGATGTTATGCTTCCTAAAAAAGATGGCTTTAGTCTTGCTGAAGATATTCGAAAAATCAATCAAAATGTTCCAATCATCTTTTTAACGGCAAAGTCACTTGCTGAAGATAAAGTTAAAGGTTTTAAAGTTGGAGCAGATGATTATATCACCAAACCATTTAATATGGACGAACTTCAACTAAGAATTGAAGCCATTTTAAAAAGAAGTGGTGTTACTGAAAAAGTCGAAAGTTCTGATATTCTTATCGGATCATATACATTTGATACTTCCAACTACAAATTACGTAAAGAGGGGGAGGAAGAGCGTAAGCTTACTAAAAAAGAAGCTGAAATCCTCAAACTATTAAGTAAACAAAAAGGTAAGGTTATTGAACGTGAACTGATTTTAAATATGGTTTGGGGTGATGATAATTACTTTAATGGTAGAAGCTTAGATGTTTTTATTACTAAGCTAAGAAAATACCTAAAAGCCGATGAAAACATCAACATCAAAAACATTCACGGAATTGGTTTTGTACTCAATATTGAAGCATAA